From a region of the Pseudoxanthomonas sp. X-1 genome:
- the lexA gene encoding transcriptional repressor LexA: protein MDPLTPQRAAVLAYLKAQALRGHAPSLAEIAAEFGFASRNAAQKHVQALAEAGLIQLRPGQKRGIRMPEAVRRDALLALPVLGRVAAGVPIGADIGLDEQLLLDAGVFSLRPDYLLRVQGDSMIDDGILDGDLVGVHRSAEARDGQIVVARIEGELTIKRLERGRHQLRLLPRNPAHAPIEVPAGADFAIEGLYCGLVRRG from the coding sequence ATGGACCCCCTGACTCCTCAACGCGCCGCCGTCCTGGCCTATCTGAAGGCCCAGGCACTCCGCGGCCACGCGCCCAGCCTGGCGGAGATCGCCGCTGAATTCGGTTTTGCCTCGCGCAATGCCGCCCAGAAGCACGTCCAGGCCCTGGCCGAGGCCGGCCTGATCCAGCTGCGCCCGGGCCAGAAGCGCGGCATCCGCATGCCGGAGGCCGTGCGCCGTGATGCGCTGCTGGCGCTGCCGGTGCTGGGCCGGGTCGCCGCCGGCGTGCCGATCGGCGCGGATATCGGCCTGGACGAGCAGCTACTGCTGGATGCCGGCGTGTTCTCGCTGCGGCCGGACTATCTGCTGCGCGTGCAGGGCGATTCGATGATCGACGACGGCATCCTCGACGGGGATCTGGTCGGCGTGCATCGCAGCGCCGAGGCGCGCGACGGGCAGATCGTGGTGGCGCGCATCGAGGGCGAGTTGACCATCAAGCGCCTGGAGCGGGGCCGGCACCAGCTGCGCCTGCTGCCACGCAATCCGGCGCATGCGCCGATCGAGGTGCCGGCCGGGGCGGACTTCGCCATCGAAGGCCTGTACTGCGGCCTGGTACGCAGGGGTTGA
- the imuA gene encoding translesion DNA synthesis-associated protein ImuA translates to MAEVPRRALSAVPAPGLPLDELLAARTVWRAGRGGAPRHDGEPTGHAALDALLPTAGWPRKALTELLLPADGIGEIALLLPTLARLTRAGERVALIAPPYIPYAPAWQGRGVDLAQLEVVDAAPRDALWAFEQCLRSGACAAVLGWPQAADERALRRLQVAADSGDCCGFALREARHAVNASPAALRLEYRSEEGAWRVRKCRGGQVPAQPLRLVH, encoded by the coding sequence GTGGCCGAGGTGCCACGTCGTGCGCTGTCGGCGGTGCCGGCCCCGGGCCTGCCGCTGGACGAGCTGCTGGCCGCGCGCACGGTCTGGCGGGCCGGGCGCGGCGGCGCGCCGCGCCATGACGGCGAGCCCACCGGCCATGCCGCGCTGGACGCACTGCTGCCCACCGCCGGCTGGCCGCGCAAGGCCTTGACCGAACTGCTGCTGCCGGCCGACGGCATCGGCGAGATCGCCCTGCTGCTGCCCACGCTGGCGCGCCTGACCCGCGCCGGCGAGCGCGTGGCGCTGATCGCCCCGCCGTACATTCCCTACGCACCGGCCTGGCAAGGCCGCGGGGTGGATCTGGCGCAGTTGGAGGTCGTCGACGCCGCGCCGCGCGATGCGCTGTGGGCCTTCGAGCAGTGCCTGCGCAGCGGTGCCTGTGCGGCCGTGCTGGGCTGGCCGCAGGCGGCCGACGAACGCGCGCTGCGCCGCCTGCAGGTGGCCGCCGACAGCGGCGACTGCTGCGGCTTCGCCCTGCGCGAGGCGCGCCATGCGGTCAACGCCTCGCCGGCCGCGCTGCGCCTGGAATACCGCAGCGAGGAGGGCGCCTGGCGCGTGCGCAAGTGTCGCGGCGGCCAGGTGCCGGCCCAGCCGCTGCGGCTGGTGCATTGA
- a CDS encoding DNA polymerase Y family protein yields MLWACILLPHLAMDTVLRRLPEDERAAPLALVEGPAQLRRLHSVNAAAAQAGLTPGMRLSAAHALLAQVRTVDFDAQDQARSQRFLASWAYRHSSLVSQQWPHAIVLEARASFRLFGPWPRFARRLRQELETLGFRHRLALAPTPRAAQVLAGREDGLAIARPERLQQVLDAVPVRAAHLPDDSGERLHRMGLHTLAALRALPRDGLRRRFGLALLEHLDRLYGQADDPLDWYTPPDHFDARVEMGYEVENHMALLFPLRRLVGDLCTYLSIRDGGVQRFVLRLEHEQGHSDVEVGLLAPERNQALLFELARNRLERVAIDRPVVGLRLLARQLPPFVPAVRDLFDTRPQQALDWPQLRERLRARLGDAAVYRVEPAGDPRPEKAWRRALGDAPARGVETAPARPPRPAWLLPQPVALHGPARIISGPERLESGWWDQGDARRDYYVVETARGQRAWAFQPAGVRDAPWMLHGWFG; encoded by the coding sequence ATGCTGTGGGCCTGCATCCTGCTGCCGCACCTGGCCATGGATACGGTGCTGCGGCGCCTGCCCGAGGACGAACGCGCCGCGCCGCTGGCACTGGTCGAAGGCCCGGCGCAGCTGCGCCGGCTGCATTCGGTCAACGCCGCCGCCGCCCAGGCCGGGCTGACGCCGGGCATGCGGCTGTCGGCCGCGCACGCGCTGCTGGCGCAGGTGCGTACGGTGGATTTCGACGCGCAGGACCAGGCGCGCAGCCAGCGCTTCCTGGCCAGCTGGGCCTATCGCCACAGTTCGCTGGTCAGCCAGCAGTGGCCGCATGCGATCGTGCTGGAGGCGCGCGCCAGCTTCCGCCTGTTCGGGCCGTGGCCGCGCTTCGCCCGGCGCCTGCGCCAGGAGCTGGAGACGCTGGGCTTCCGCCACCGGCTGGCACTGGCGCCCACGCCGCGCGCGGCGCAGGTGCTAGCCGGGCGCGAGGACGGCCTGGCCATTGCGCGCCCCGAGCGCCTGCAGCAGGTCCTCGACGCGGTGCCTGTGCGCGCCGCGCACCTGCCCGATGACAGCGGCGAGCGCCTGCACCGCATGGGCCTGCACACGCTGGCCGCGCTGCGCGCGCTGCCGCGCGACGGCCTGCGGCGGCGGTTCGGTCTGGCCCTGCTCGAACACCTGGATCGCCTGTACGGGCAGGCCGACGACCCGCTGGACTGGTACACGCCGCCGGACCACTTCGACGCGCGCGTGGAGATGGGCTACGAGGTGGAGAACCACATGGCGCTGCTGTTCCCGCTGCGGCGCCTGGTCGGCGATCTGTGCACCTATCTGTCGATCCGCGACGGCGGCGTGCAGCGTTTCGTGCTGCGGCTGGAGCACGAGCAGGGCCACAGCGACGTGGAGGTCGGCCTGCTGGCGCCCGAGCGCAACCAGGCGCTGCTGTTCGAACTGGCGCGCAACCGCCTGGAGCGCGTGGCCATCGACCGGCCGGTGGTGGGCCTGCGCCTGCTGGCGCGGCAGCTGCCGCCGTTCGTGCCGGCGGTGCGCGACCTGTTCGACACCCGCCCGCAGCAGGCGCTGGACTGGCCACAGCTGCGCGAGCGCCTGCGCGCGCGGCTGGGCGATGCGGCCGTCTACCGGGTCGAACCGGCCGGCGATCCGCGCCCGGAAAAGGCCTGGCGCCGCGCGCTGGGCGATGCGCCGGCGCGCGGCGTGGAGACCGCCCCCGCGCGTCCGCCGCGCCCGGCCTGGCTGCTGCCGCAGCCGGTGGCCCTGCATGGCCCGGCGCGGATCATCTCCGGCCCCGAACGCCTGGAAAGCGGCTGGTGGGACCAGGGCGATGCGCGGCGCGACTACTACGTGGTGGAAACCGCGCGCGGCCAGCGTGCCTGGGCGTTCCAGCCGGCCGGTGTGCGCGATGCGCCGTGGATGCTGCATGGGTGGTTCGGATGA
- a CDS encoding error-prone DNA polymerase, with protein MSWDDAVDGVDRDTPGGRMPRAWRTAQRLRPAANDDAPKDAGADGLPAYAELHCLSDFSFLRGASDATALFERAKACGYSALAITDECSLAGIVRGWEGARATGVSLIVGSEFALVDGTRFVLLVETRAGYTQLCALITTARRAASKGRYTLTRADVEAQFHAEAPELFALWLPGAQPQAHDGRWLQQVFGERAYLAVELLRDGDDDARLATLLALSRQLGMTPLASGDVHMATRRERVLQDTITAIRHTVPLAEAGALLFRNGERHLRSRRALGNIYPAALLEATVDLARRCSGFDLKRDVKYDYPAELVPAGHTATSYLRELTEAGIRTRWAERGLTISDKVRGDIEQELALIEELGYEAFFLTVHDVVRFARSQGILCQGRGSSANSAVCYALGITAVDPDENRLLISRFLSKARNEPPDIDVDFEHERREEVIQYVYRKYGRARAALAATVISYRGKSAVREVAKAFGLPPDQIALLANCFGWGNGDTPMQQRLEEAGFDTANPLIVRILALTGMLEGKPRHLSQHVGGFVIAEQTLSTVVPVENAAMADRTIIQWEKDDLETMGMLKVDCLALGMLTCIRKTLDLIRVHRGRDHDIASIPSNDKPTYEMIQLADTVGVFQIESRAQMAMLPRLKPAKFYDLVIEVAIVRPGPIQGDMVHPYLRRRQGLERPTYPSEGVEEILGPTLGVPLFQEQVMELVIHAGYKPDEADGLRRSMAAWRRGGDMEPHRMRIRQLMEDKGYASEFIDQIFDQIKGFGSYGFPQSHAASFAKLVYASCWLKRHEPAAFACGLLNAQPMGFYSPSQIVQDARRGKAGRQAVTVLPVDVLYSDWDNTLVGGRPWRSADDPGEQPDIRLGFRQVAGLSEATGQAIMAARAQRAFADLEDLCLRAGLDEKARTALAEAGALRSLVGHRNAARWAVAGVERRRPLLPGSPREQAIALPAPRIGQDITADYRSVGLSLEAHPMALLRARMRAQRILGLRELRDRPSGSGVHVAGLVTQRQRPATAKGTIFVTLEDEQGMINVIVWPHLAMRRRRALLESRLLAVRGRWERVDGVEHLIAGDLRDLSDLLGELALPSRDFH; from the coding sequence ATGAGTTGGGATGACGCGGTCGATGGGGTGGATCGGGACACGCCGGGCGGGCGCATGCCGCGCGCCTGGCGCACGGCCCAGCGCCTGCGCCCGGCGGCCAACGACGATGCGCCGAAGGACGCAGGCGCGGACGGCCTGCCGGCCTATGCCGAGCTGCACTGCCTGTCGGATTTCTCGTTCCTGCGCGGGGCCTCGGATGCCACGGCGCTGTTCGAACGCGCCAAGGCCTGCGGCTACAGCGCGCTGGCGATCACCGACGAATGCTCGCTGGCCGGCATCGTGCGCGGCTGGGAAGGCGCACGGGCCACCGGCGTCAGCCTGATCGTCGGCAGCGAGTTCGCGCTGGTCGATGGCACCCGGTTCGTGCTGCTGGTGGAGACGCGCGCCGGCTACACCCAGCTGTGCGCGCTGATCACCACCGCACGGCGCGCGGCCAGCAAGGGCCGTTACACCTTGACGCGCGCCGACGTGGAGGCGCAGTTCCATGCCGAAGCGCCCGAACTGTTCGCCCTGTGGCTGCCCGGCGCGCAGCCGCAGGCGCATGACGGGCGCTGGCTGCAGCAGGTGTTCGGCGAGCGCGCCTATCTGGCCGTGGAACTGCTGCGCGACGGCGACGACGATGCGCGGCTGGCCACGCTGCTGGCGCTGTCCCGGCAGTTGGGCATGACGCCCCTGGCCAGCGGCGATGTGCACATGGCCACCCGCCGCGAGCGCGTGCTGCAGGACACGATCACCGCGATCCGCCACACCGTGCCGCTGGCCGAGGCCGGCGCGCTGCTGTTCCGCAACGGCGAGCGCCACCTGCGCTCGCGCCGCGCGCTCGGCAACATCTATCCGGCGGCGCTGCTGGAGGCGACGGTGGACCTCGCCCGGCGCTGCAGCGGCTTCGATCTCAAGCGCGATGTGAAGTACGACTACCCGGCCGAGCTGGTGCCGGCCGGGCATACCGCCACCAGCTATCTGCGCGAACTGACCGAGGCCGGGATCCGCACGCGCTGGGCCGAGCGCGGCCTGACGATCTCCGACAAGGTGCGGGGCGATATCGAGCAGGAGCTGGCGCTGATCGAGGAGCTGGGGTACGAGGCCTTCTTCCTGACCGTGCATGACGTGGTGCGCTTCGCCAGGTCGCAGGGAATCCTGTGCCAGGGGCGCGGCTCCTCGGCCAATTCCGCCGTGTGCTATGCGCTGGGCATCACCGCGGTGGACCCGGACGAGAATCGCCTGCTGATCTCCCGCTTCCTGTCCAAGGCGCGCAACGAGCCGCCCGACATCGACGTCGATTTCGAGCACGAGCGGCGCGAGGAGGTCATCCAGTACGTCTACCGCAAGTACGGCCGCGCGCGTGCGGCGCTGGCGGCCACGGTCATCAGCTACCGCGGCAAGAGCGCGGTGCGCGAGGTGGCCAAGGCCTTCGGCCTGCCGCCGGACCAGATCGCGCTGCTGGCCAACTGTTTCGGCTGGGGCAATGGCGACACGCCGATGCAGCAGCGGCTGGAGGAGGCCGGCTTCGACACCGCCAACCCGCTGATCGTGAGGATCCTGGCGCTCACCGGCATGCTCGAAGGCAAGCCGCGCCACCTGTCCCAGCACGTCGGCGGCTTCGTCATCGCCGAGCAGACCCTGTCCACCGTGGTGCCGGTGGAGAACGCGGCCATGGCCGACCGCACCATCATCCAGTGGGAGAAGGACGACCTGGAGACCATGGGCATGCTCAAGGTCGACTGCCTGGCGCTGGGCATGCTGACCTGCATCCGCAAGACGCTGGACCTGATCCGCGTGCACCGCGGGCGCGATCACGACATCGCCAGCATTCCGTCCAACGACAAGCCCACCTACGAGATGATCCAGCTGGCCGATACGGTCGGGGTGTTCCAGATCGAATCGCGCGCGCAGATGGCCATGCTGCCGCGGCTCAAGCCCGCCAAGTTCTACGACCTGGTGATCGAGGTGGCGATCGTGCGGCCCGGGCCGATCCAGGGCGACATGGTCCATCCCTACCTGCGCCGGCGCCAGGGGCTGGAGCGGCCCACCTATCCGTCCGAGGGGGTCGAGGAGATCCTCGGGCCGACGCTGGGCGTGCCGCTATTCCAGGAGCAGGTGATGGAGCTGGTGATCCACGCCGGCTACAAGCCGGACGAGGCCGACGGCCTGCGCCGCTCGATGGCCGCCTGGCGGCGCGGCGGCGACATGGAGCCGCACCGCATGCGCATCCGCCAGCTGATGGAGGACAAGGGCTACGCCTCTGAGTTCATCGACCAGATCTTCGACCAGATCAAGGGCTTCGGCTCGTACGGCTTCCCGCAGAGCCACGCGGCCTCGTTCGCCAAGCTGGTCTACGCCAGCTGCTGGCTCAAGCGGCATGAGCCGGCGGCCTTCGCCTGCGGCCTGCTGAACGCACAGCCGATGGGGTTCTATTCGCCCAGCCAGATCGTGCAGGACGCGCGCCGCGGCAAGGCCGGGCGCCAGGCCGTCACCGTGCTGCCGGTGGACGTGCTGTACAGCGACTGGGACAACACCCTGGTCGGCGGGCGGCCGTGGCGCAGCGCGGACGATCCAGGTGAGCAGCCGGACATCCGTCTGGGCTTCCGCCAGGTGGCTGGCCTGTCCGAGGCCACTGGCCAGGCGATCATGGCCGCGCGTGCGCAGCGCGCCTTCGCCGACCTGGAGGACCTGTGCCTGCGCGCCGGCCTGGACGAGAAGGCCCGCACCGCCCTGGCCGAAGCCGGTGCGCTGCGCTCGTTGGTCGGCCACCGCAACGCCGCGCGCTGGGCGGTGGCCGGGGTCGAGCGTCGCCGTCCGCTGCTGCCCGGCAGCCCGCGCGAGCAGGCCATCGCGCTGCCGGCGCCGCGCATCGGCCAGGACATCACCGCCGACTACCGCAGCGTCGGCCTGAGCCTGGAGGCGCACCCGATGGCGCTGCTGCGCGCACGCATGCGCGCCCAGCGCATCCTCGGCCTGCGCGAGCTGCGGGACCGGCCCAGCGGCAGCGGCGTGCACGTGGCCGGGCTGGTCACCCAGCGCCAGCGCCCGGCCACGGCCAAGGGCACCATCTTCGTCACGCTCGAGGACGAGCAGGGCATGATCAACGTGATCGTCTGGCCGCACCTGGCCATGCGCCGGCGGCGCGCGCTGCTGGAGTCGCGGCTGCTGGCCGTGCGCGGGCGCTGGGAGCGCGTGGACGGGGTCGAACACCTCATCGCCGGCGACCTGCGCGACCTGAGCGATCTGCTGGGCGAGCTGGCGCTGCCCTCGCGGGACTTCCATTGA
- a CDS encoding alpha-ketoglutarate-dependent dioxygenase AlkB, whose translation MRYWPDVVDAATAQRWFDALREHAHWKHERRPMYDRIVDVPRLRAGYRLDALPPQLPLADMLALVQARVPAPYTGVGMNFYRDGRDSVAMHHDKLHMLVPGQPIALVSLGGTRRMHIRAMHGRRQTFALDLAPGSLLVMSHASQLTHEHGIPKTAAAVAPRMSVVFRARPD comes from the coding sequence ATGCGCTACTGGCCGGACGTGGTCGATGCGGCCACGGCGCAGCGCTGGTTCGATGCGTTGCGCGAGCATGCGCACTGGAAGCACGAGCGCCGCCCCATGTACGACCGCATCGTCGACGTGCCGCGCCTGCGCGCCGGCTACCGGCTGGACGCGCTGCCGCCGCAGCTGCCGCTGGCCGACATGCTGGCCCTGGTGCAGGCGCGCGTGCCCGCGCCGTACACCGGCGTGGGCATGAACTTCTATCGCGATGGCCGCGACAGCGTGGCCATGCACCACGACAAGCTGCACATGCTGGTGCCCGGCCAGCCGATCGCGCTGGTCTCGCTGGGCGGCACCCGGCGCATGCACATCCGCGCCATGCACGGCCGCCGCCAGACCTTCGCCCTCGACCTGGCCCCGGGCAGCCTGCTGGTGATGAGCCATGCCAGCCAGCTCACCCACGAACACGGCATCCCCAAGACGGCCGCGGCGGTGGCGCCGCGCATGAGCGTCGTGTTCCGCGCACGCCCGGACTGA
- a CDS encoding GH92 family glycosyl hydrolase, protein MRNLHIKRGALVRRVGVLGLAGLLAALPPLGHAAQRLTPEQQQAFDAVDPFIGSGGEGHTFPGATLPFGMVQLSPDTQIKSRKDGYGWAAGYRHSDSTIVGFSHTHFSGSGHSDLGDFLLMPATGEVKLERGEIDKPGSGFTSRFRHQTETAQPGYYAVTLDDAGVRAELTATARVGVHRYTFPKGKPGHVILDMRTSMYDYPGKVLWSRVRLRADGTVTGFRETRGWAPGRQLYFAMRFSRPLTGHTLNDTEQDVIYKGFAPPADKDPGQRAQIEGRQLVASFDVGDAGGPLLVKLAISPVSEDNAIANLDAEVPGWDFDGVRDAARQTWATALAAVQAQGTPVQRTQFYTALYHTFLGPTLFMDVDGRYRGPDNAVHQAKGWTNYSTFSLWDTYRALHPLLTIVQPAQHTNDIVNSLLAARRESPYGILPIWAFNGLETWCMIGYHAVPVIADAYMKGIRGYDTRQALDAMVASANYGPYDGIAQYRELGYVPIDEEGEAASKTLEYAFDDWTIAQVARDMGDASITAEFDKRAGNWKHAYDPATGFMRARKRDGAFREPFDPTASGYGTDYTEGNAWQYSWYVPQDVAGLVKAHGSADALLGKLDAAFDAKVDPKVFEHMEDITGLIGWYAHGNEPGHHVAYLYAYAGQPWRTQQRLKQIMDTQYKATPDGLAGNDDLGQMSAWYVFTALGFYPVTPGSNQYIIGRPFLPRATLNLEGGKRFTVIADGLDAAHTYVGSVRLNGKPLDRAYLTHAELMAGGELRFTMQAQPNTTWATDLGKLPYSMSSQ, encoded by the coding sequence ATGCGGAATCTGCACATCAAGCGCGGGGCGCTGGTGCGGCGCGTCGGCGTCCTGGGGCTGGCGGGCCTGCTGGCGGCGCTGCCGCCGCTGGGCCATGCCGCGCAGCGGCTGACGCCGGAACAGCAGCAGGCCTTCGATGCGGTCGACCCCTTCATCGGCAGCGGCGGCGAGGGGCATACCTTCCCCGGCGCCACCCTGCCCTTCGGCATGGTGCAGCTCTCGCCCGACACCCAGATCAAGTCGCGCAAGGACGGCTATGGCTGGGCGGCCGGCTACCGCCACAGCGACAGCACCATCGTGGGCTTCTCGCATACGCATTTCTCCGGCTCCGGGCATTCGGACCTGGGCGATTTCCTGCTGATGCCGGCCACCGGCGAGGTCAAGCTGGAGCGCGGCGAGATCGACAAGCCCGGCAGCGGCTTCACCTCGCGCTTCCGCCATCAGACCGAGACCGCCCAGCCTGGCTACTACGCGGTGACCCTGGACGATGCCGGGGTGCGCGCCGAGCTGACCGCCACCGCGCGCGTGGGCGTGCACCGCTACACCTTTCCCAAGGGCAAGCCCGGGCACGTGATCCTGGACATGCGCACCAGCATGTACGACTACCCCGGCAAGGTGCTGTGGTCGCGCGTGCGGCTGCGCGCGGACGGCACGGTCACCGGCTTCCGCGAGACGCGCGGCTGGGCGCCCGGCCGCCAGCTGTACTTCGCCATGCGGTTTTCCAGGCCCCTGACCGGCCACACGCTCAACGACACCGAGCAGGACGTGATCTACAAGGGCTTCGCCCCGCCGGCCGACAAGGATCCGGGCCAGCGCGCGCAGATCGAAGGCCGCCAGCTGGTCGCCAGCTTCGATGTCGGCGATGCGGGCGGCCCGCTGCTGGTGAAACTGGCGATCTCGCCGGTCAGCGAGGACAACGCCATCGCCAACCTGGATGCCGAGGTGCCGGGCTGGGACTTCGACGGCGTGCGCGACGCGGCCCGGCAGACCTGGGCCACCGCGCTGGCCGCGGTGCAGGCGCAGGGCACGCCGGTCCAGCGCACGCAGTTCTATACCGCGCTGTACCACACCTTCCTGGGGCCAACGCTGTTCATGGACGTCGATGGCCGCTACCGCGGACCGGACAACGCCGTGCACCAGGCCAAGGGCTGGACCAACTACTCCACCTTCTCGCTGTGGGACACCTACCGCGCGCTGCATCCGCTGCTGACCATCGTCCAGCCCGCCCAGCACACCAACGACATCGTCAACTCGCTGCTGGCCGCGCGGCGCGAGAGCCCGTACGGGATCCTGCCGATCTGGGCGTTCAACGGCCTGGAGACCTGGTGCATGATCGGTTACCACGCCGTGCCGGTGATCGCCGACGCCTACATGAAGGGCATCCGCGGCTACGACACGCGCCAGGCGCTGGACGCGATGGTCGCCAGCGCGAACTACGGCCCCTACGACGGCATCGCCCAGTACCGCGAGCTGGGCTATGTGCCGATCGACGAGGAAGGCGAAGCGGCCTCGAAGACCCTCGAATACGCCTTCGACGACTGGACCATCGCGCAGGTCGCACGCGACATGGGCGACGCCTCCATCACCGCCGAGTTCGACAAGCGCGCGGGCAACTGGAAGCACGCCTACGACCCCGCCACCGGCTTCATGCGCGCGCGCAAGCGCGACGGGGCGTTCCGCGAGCCGTTCGATCCCACCGCCAGCGGCTACGGCACCGACTACACCGAAGGCAACGCCTGGCAGTACTCGTGGTACGTGCCCCAGGACGTAGCCGGGCTGGTCAAGGCGCACGGCAGCGCCGATGCGCTGCTGGGCAAGCTGGATGCGGCCTTCGATGCGAAGGTGGACCCCAAGGTGTTCGAACACATGGAGGACATCACCGGCCTGATCGGCTGGTACGCGCACGGCAACGAACCCGGCCACCACGTGGCCTATCTCTATGCCTACGCCGGCCAGCCCTGGCGCACGCAGCAGCGGCTGAAGCAGATCATGGACACCCAGTACAAGGCCACACCCGACGGGCTGGCCGGCAACGACGATCTGGGCCAGATGTCGGCCTGGTACGTGTTCACCGCGCTGGGCTTCTACCCGGTCACGCCGGGCAGCAATCAGTACATCATCGGCCGGCCCTTCCTGCCGCGCGCCACGCTCAACCTGGAAGGCGGCAAGCGCTTCACCGTGATCGCCGACGGACTGGATGCCGCACACACGTACGTCGGCAGCGTGCGCTTGAACGGCAAGCCGCTCGATCGCGCCTACCTCACCCACGCCGAGCTCATGGCCGGCGGCGAACTGCGCTTCACCATGCAGGCCCAGCCGAACACGACCTGGGCCACCGACCTGGGCAAGCTGCCCTACTCGATGTCCTCGCAGTAA
- a CDS encoding DNA-binding protein: protein MPSKKTAHKAAQDDKRAGKSSSTQAGEYVREEIEELQAGEGPAKSRKQAIAIGLSRARRDGVAARPGKRASSKVKRKAGQDLAAGRGHAAKKTAKKATKKATKKTAKKAAKKATKKTAKKAAKKATKKAAKKTTSRGAKKAAKKTAGKATKRTTKSAKKSSGGKSR from the coding sequence ATGCCCAGCAAGAAGACCGCACACAAGGCCGCGCAGGACGACAAGCGCGCCGGCAAGTCCAGCAGCACGCAGGCCGGCGAGTACGTGCGCGAGGAGATCGAGGAACTCCAGGCCGGCGAAGGGCCGGCCAAGAGCCGGAAGCAGGCCATCGCGATCGGCCTGTCGCGAGCGCGCCGCGATGGCGTCGCGGCCAGGCCCGGCAAGCGCGCCTCCAGCAAGGTGAAGCGCAAGGCTGGCCAGGATCTGGCGGCGGGCCGCGGCCACGCCGCCAAGAAGACGGCCAAGAAGGCCACGAAAAAGGCCACCAAGAAGACGGCAAAGAAGGCGGCCAAGAAAGCGACCAAGAAAACGGCCAAGAAAGCCGCGAAGAAAGCGACGAAGAAAGCCGCGAAGAAGACGACCAGCAGGGGCGCGAAGAAGGCCGCGAAGAAGACGGCAGGGAAAGCCACGAAAAGGACGACCAAGAGCGCCAAAAAGTCGAGCGGCGGAAAGTCTCGCTAG